The following coding sequences are from one Panicum hallii strain FIL2 chromosome 5, PHallii_v3.1, whole genome shotgun sequence window:
- the LOC112893279 gene encoding pentatricopeptide repeat-containing protein At1g30610, chloroplastic yields the protein MAPPPNASMGMLNMGGCGALLPTPQPNSSQGRGFLVPGRSVSVLPLRWGLARKRGRVLDSRTDGAVAGGEAGAGSSDLRHIEKELTFSPTFTDYVKIMESVKLDRSKNLHGSDSDGRSSRRRFTGDGDRRGDGRSSDARNKPFERNQGPRRDRGSDRGRGVKLATDENRKDVNGLVERRATGDVENSPRGQGEVEEYVQRRRIRGDTRGNGGNGQFSSHAKAKDASSSMFDHQSVRNRQTQSVTGRDLEGQVSYTQHRTSALLNNRISSKNTKFQMGKGDFTSTSSSLDFKYPGESTSSNTEVNANSKVQRQQQRVESSRRNLVVRRFGEIDKKPIVSKRYGNVQPVPENDSHSSDSLKSYKPRKIQMQRGANVNMGKFVRRDAEATYFDDRAAFKTFEVFTDVRDRPRILRMEMEERIQKLASRLNATDVNTPEWKFSKMIHDAQIKFSDHSILRIVQMLGRYGNWKRVLQVVEWLQSRERFKSYKSRYIYTTVLDVLGKAKRPIEALNVFYTMQKQLSSYPDMAAYHCIAVTLGQAGLLKELFDVIDCMCSPPRKKFKLDPLQNWDPRLEPDLIVYNAVLNACVQQKQWEGAFWVLQQLKEKNIRPTNTTYGLVMEVMLVCGKYNLVYEFFKKVEKSSIPGALNYKVLVNALWRERKIDEAVMAVKDMESRGIVGSASLYYDLARCLCSVGRCKEALLQVEKICKVANKPLVVTYTGLIQTCIDNGSMENAKYIFSEMCSYCSPNTVTCNIMLKSFLEHGMLEDAKDLLQDILNGRIRSKADSSQTATADKFTFNTFMEACAAAQRWDDFEYTFHGMLSKGYHFDERRHLRMVLDAYRNGKEQLLDDLWRYLCHHNRAPPAPVIMERFCLKLVQGDTMAAISCVSRFQEGKIQNTSSMSWLNLLNRNADRLKEEHVTKLAHELSNFVSSRSSSDNISLYQKIQSSCTAFLSGATVVEKAPSDQQMSMALHHS from the exons atggcgccgccgccgaatGCGAGCATGGGGATGCTCAACATGGGTGGCTGCGGGGCTCTCCTCCCCACTCCGCAGCCTAATTCGAGCCAGGGTCGCGGTTTCTTGGTTCCCGGGAGGAGCGTCTCGGTGTTGCCACTGCGCTGGGGTTTGGCGAGGAAGAGAGGCCGGGTCCTTGATTCAAGGACTGACGGTGCTGTGGCTGGTGGCGAGGCCGGTGCTGGGTCGTCAGACCTGCGGCACATCGAGAAGGAGCTGACGTTCAGCCCAACCTTCACCGACTATGTGAAGATCATGGAGTCGGTGAAGTTGGACAGGAGCAAGAATTTACATGGTAGTGATTCAGATGGccggagctcgaggagaaggTTCACGGGCGATGGTGACAGACGAGGGGATGGGAGGTCTAGTGATGCAAGGAATAAACCATTTGAAAGGAATCAGGGGCCTCGGAGGGACAGGGGGAGTGACAGAGGTAGAGGAGTGAAATTGGCGACTGATGAGAATCGAAAGGATGTTAATGGATTGGTGGAGAGGAGAGCAACTGGTGATGTAGAAAATAGCCCCCGTGGCCAAGGAGAAGTTGAAGAATATGTGCAAAGAAGAAGAATTCGTGGTGACACAAGAGGAAATGGAGGCAATGGGCAGTTCTCATCACATGCGAAGGCTAAAGATGCTAGCAGTAGTATGTTTGATCACCAGTCAGTGAGGAACAGGCAAACTCAGTCAGTTACAGGGAGAGATTTAGAAGGGCAGGTATCATATACTCAACATCGGACTTCTGCCCTTCTGAATAACAGGATTTCATCAAAGAATACCAAGTTTCAAATGGGAAAAGGAGACTTTACTAGCACGAGTAGTAGTCTTGACTTTAAATATCCTGGAGAGAGTACATCTTCTAATACTGAGGTCAATGCCAATAGTAAAGTTCAAAGACAACAACAAAGAGTAGAGAGTTCAAGGAGAAACCTTGTAGTGCGTAGATTTGGAGAGATTGACAAGAAACCTATTGTAAGCAAAAGATATGGGAATGTGCAGCCAGTGCCTGAGAATGATAGCCATTCAAGTGATAGTTTGAAGAGCTATAAACCTAGAAAAATTCAAATGCAGAGAGGAGCAAATGTTAATATGGGGAAGTTTGTTAGGAGGGATGCTGAAGCTACATACTTTGATGATAGAGCTGCTTTCAAGACTTTTGAGGTATTCACTGATGTCAGGGATAGGCCACGGATTCTTCGAATGGAAATGGAAGAGAGAATCCAGAAGTTAGCTAGTCG GCTCAATGCTACAGATGTGAACACTCCAGAGTGGAAATTCTCCAAAATGATTCATGATGCACAAATCAAATTTTCTGATCACTCCATCCTAAGGATTGTTCAAATGTTGGGTCGATACGGAAATTGGAAACGCGTTTTGCAAGTTGTTGAATGGCTTCAGTCACGCGAAAGGTTCAAGTCCTACAAGAGCAG GTATATTTACACAACAGTTCTTGATGTTCTAGGAAAGGCAAAGAGACCAATCGAGGCATTAAATGTATTTTACACCATGCAG AAGCAATTGTCATCTTATCCTGACATGGCAGCTTATCATTGTATCGCTGTTACTCTTGGGCAAGCTGGTCTTCTGAAAGAGCTATTTGATGTGATTGATTGCATGTGTTCTCCTCCTAGGAAGAAGTTCAAATTGGACCCTCTTCAGAATTGGGATCCTCGCTTGGAACCGGACCTCATTGTATACAATGCG GTTTTGAATGCTTGTGTGCAACAAAAGCAATGGGAAGGGGCATTTTGGGTACTGCAACAGTTGAAAGAGAAAAATATTCGTCCAACAAATACAACATATGGTCTTGTTATGGAG GTAATGCTTGTCTGTGGAAAGTACAATTTGGTGTATGAGTTCTTCAAGAAGGTGGAGAAATCGTCAATACCTGGTGCTCTCAACTATAAAG TTCTTGTAAATGCACTTTGGAGAGAACGAAAGATCGATGAAGCAGTAATGGCTGTGAAGGATATGGAAAGTCGTGGAATTGTTGGTTCAGCTAGTCTGTATTATGACCTTGCTCGGTGCCTTTGCAGTGTAGGGCGGTGCAAAGAAGCACTTCTCCAG GTTGAGAAGATATGCAAGGTTGCCAACAAACCACTGGTTGTTACCTACACAGGACTCATTCAAACTTGCATAGACAATGGCAGCATGGAAAATGCTAAATACATATTCAGCGAGATGTGCAGCTACTGTTCACCAAATACTGTGACTTGTAACATCATGCTGAAGTCTTTTCTGGAGCATGGAATGCTTGAAGACGCGAAGGATCTACTCCAGGATATTCTGAACGGCAGGATAAGGAGCAAAGCGGATTCGAGCCAAACCGCAACTGCTGACAAGTTTACTTTCAATACTTTCATGGAGGCCTGTGCTGCAGCACAAAGGTGGGATGACTTTGAGTACACGTTTCATGGGATGTTATCAAAAGGGTACCATTTCGATGAGCGAAGGCACTTGCGTATGGTACTCGACGCTTATAGGAATGGGAAG GAACAGCTGTTGGATGATCTATGGCGCTACCTGTGCCATCACAACCGTGCCCCGCCCGCCCCTGTCATAATGGAAAGATTTTGCCTGAAACTGGTGCAGGGCGACACGATGGCGGCGATCTCCTGCGTCAGCCGGTTCCAGGAGGGCAAGATACAGAACACGTCCTCCATGTCGTGGCTGAATCTACTGAACCGGAATGCGGACCGCTTGAAGGAGGAGCATGTCACCAAGTTAGCCCATGAGCTCAGCAACTTCGTTAGCTCGAGGAGCTCCTCTGATAACATTAGCTTGTACCAAAAAATTCAGAGTAGCTGTACAGCGTTCCTTTCTGGTGCCACCGTTGTAGAAAAGGCGCCTTCTGACCAACAGATGTCGATGGCTTTACATCATTCATAA
- the LOC112893712 gene encoding tubby-like F-box protein 1, which produces MPRPRQAAPLPAPPPERGEMAEVVEADAEAEAEAEDQEERWARLLPELLSDVVRRVEASGCERWPARKDVVSCACVCRRWREAAVAVVRPPAESGKITFPSSLKQPGPRELPMQCFIKRNKKNSTFLLYLGFTNSPMDKGKFLMAARRFRRGPHTEYIISLDAEDLSQGSNAYMGKLRSDFWGTNFKIYDSKPPYDGAKASSSRSSRRFGSRRISPQVSAGNYEVGQVSYKYNLLKSRGPRRMYCSLECPSAQETWENSLKTKFRRSMGPTTLRNKAPRWHEHLQCWCLNFHGRVTVASVKNFQLVASADPSDPAGTVDEETVLLQFGKVDDDMFTMDYRQPLSAFQAFAISLSSFGTKLACE; this is translated from the exons ATGCCTCGGCCTCGGCAAGCTGCGCCGCTGCCGGCGCCGCCACCGGAGCGCGGCGAGATGGCcgaggtggtggaggcggacgcagaggcggaggcggaggcggaggatcAGGAGGAGAGGTGGGCGAGGCTGCTGCCGGAGCTGCTCTCCGACGTGGTGCGGCGCGTCGAGGCGTCCGGCTGCgagcggtggccggcgcggaAGGACGTGGTCTCCTGCGCCTGCGTGTGCCGCCGGTGGCGCgaggccgccgtcgccgtcgtgcGGCCGCCGGCGGAGTCCGGCAAGATCACCTTCCCCTCATCGCTCAAGCAG CCAGGGCCAAGGGAGCTCCCAATGCAGTGCTTTATCAAGCGGAATAAGAAGAACTCTACATTCCTCCTCTACCTTGGCTTCACAAATT CTCCTATGGATAAAGGGAAATTTCTCATGGCTGCTAGAAGATTTAGGCGTGGTCCCCATACTGAGTACATTATATCCCTTGATGCAGAGGACCTATCACAAGGGAGCAATGCATACATGGGGAAACTGAG ATCTGATTTCTGGGGGACAAATTTCAAGATATATGATAGCAAGCCACCATATGATGGTGCTAAAGCGTCTAGTAGTCGATCCAGTCGGCGTTTTGGAAGCAGAAGAATCAGTCCCCAAGTGTCAGCAGGCAACTATGAAGTTGGACAGGTTTCGTACAAATACAACTTGCTCAAATCCAGGGGTCCTAGGCGAATGTATTGCAGTCTTGAATGCCCTTCAGCTCAGGAGACCTGGGAAAACTCACTCAAGACAAAGTTCAGGAGGTCCATGGGACCCACAACTTTACGAAATAAAGCACCCCGCTGGCACGAGCACTTGCAGTGCTGGTGCTTAAACTTCCATGGGCGGGTGACAGTCGCGTCAGTCAAGAATTTCCAGCTTGTGGCTTCTGCCGACCCCAGTGACCCTGCTGGCACCGTGGATGAGGAAACAGTTCTTCTGCAGTTTGGTAAGGTTGACGACGATATGTTCACGATGGATTATCGGCAACCGCTCTCAGCGTTTCAAGCCTTCGCCATCAGCCTCAGCAGCTTTGGCACCAAGCTAGCTTGTGAATAG